The genomic segment TAACCGTTGTTTTGGCAGAGCGTAGGTGCGCCGAAGATCAGTCGTTTTTCCGAGAATTGGAAATCGGGATACATTGCCTGCGCTGTCTCGGCAAAGTCTCGCGGATACGTTAGAGAGAAGGGTTTCTGATAATTCCACGCGGCTTGTATCACGAGGGCAACCAAGATTCCCTTGACGAGTTTATCGCCGAAGGAAAAACCCTTTTTCAGCTGTACTAGCCCGCCAGCGGCGAGAAGAATTAAGAATGGCATCATCTGCCGCGCCAGCCTGCCGTACACAACGAACGAATGCAAAAACACGGAAGGGATCAGTAAACACAGATACATAAAAATGATGGCGACAACCCAGAGTCCCATCTGTCTGGATGAATAAATGGCAAAGCCTGAAAGCAGAAACAGGAGGATGAACAGCCAATGCTCGGCATGCCAGAAATATTCAAAAGGAAGGCTCCAGCCTTCTTCGAAACTCCCCTGGCTGACAGTGGTTGAAAAGACGCGATATTCGGCGAGCAGGTTGGTCTCCGCGAGCGAGGCAAGCAGGAAGAGCAGGATTGCAGGAAGAGCGAATCCAACCGCGGTTAATGATGCCTTGCGGATCAGGTTACTGGGTTTGCGGTTGCTTCGAAAAACATGGATGAACATCCCAACTCCCGTCAATGCCCAGTATCCGTTGTAGGTGATGAAGCAGAGAAATGCCAATGCGCCGCAAAGCAAGGATGCTTTTCGCGAAGGCTTTTCCGTCAGCGCGATGAACATAGCGAGCAAGCCAAAGGTCATGGCGCTGTCGTACGGAAGAAGATGCCGTGAGAAATACAACAGCGACATACTGGACGCGGCGAAAAAGAGCGCGAATAGCGATTCTTGTTGGGTTGCGCCTGCCTGTTGTGAGATTTTGTAGATCAGAAAAAGATTCAAAACGGAGAATAGGCTGAAGAACAACGCCGGCAAGACGAGGCTTTCGAACGTCAGTCGTTCGAGAAACGCGGGGATGATTCCGATAAGTTTGAACCCGAGGTGCTCGGGAGCGGTGAACAATTGCGCGAATGCCGAAGACGAATCCCCGGCAAGCAATAAATCGACAAATGCCCGCGATGTTTCGTATCGTCCTTCATCTGAAAAATAATATTGCCCGCCGCGTAGGACGAGAACCCATCGCGCGACGATGGAAATTAACAAAATAACCGGCGCGCTCCAGAGGCGATTCGGCACAATCGTGCCCATGGAACTGGAATCCCGCATAGTCCGTCTAACTTTCCAACCTGCCGACCGCTTTCACGCATGGACGGATAAACACATCCTCCTCGTGAGGCGCGTCGGGGAGTTCGCTGGTGAGGTCTTGCCCGGGGAAGTGCAAGTTTTCATGCAGATCGAGCCGCCATTTCGGGCAATCGGTCACATCGTACACGACGCCCTTGTACGCGATAAATTTTCGCGCGCCGCGTTCGCCGTTTTGTTTGCGTAGTTCGCGGGTGGGTATGACGCGCTCGGGAATATCCATATAACGATTATAAAGGGTTTTGAATCGCGCCTCTTCGCTGGTAAAATGTCTGTGCACTATCGACTGAGGAGTCATACATGGCAAATCTCATTGGACCAGATGTCAGTTTCTATCAGGACGCCGAAACCACCCCGCAGGGAATCAATTTTGTAAAGATGAAGCAAACAGCGGGGTATGTCATCATTCGCTCCGGGCAGAATGTGTGGGTCGATTCCGATTTCAGAACCAACTGGACCGGCGCCAAAGGCGCGGGCTTGCCGCGCGGCTCCTATTGGTTTTACGACAGCCGCGCCAACCCGACTGACCAGGCAGACCTGTGGTATTCCACGTTCGATGGCGACCTCGGCGAACTGCCCTTATTTGCCGATTTTGAAGAAGCCTACGGCGGCGCATACACCGGCTGGAAACACTGGAAAACATTTTTAGAACGGATCAAATCGCGCGTTGGCAACCATGAGATCGGAATTTACACCGCGTATTATTATTGGGTGCGGAACGCGCCCAACGCAACCACCGACGCCGCCAACCTAGCCTATTTCAAGCAATATCCCCTGTGGGTTGCGAACTATGGCGTGACCACGCCGCTTGTGCCAAAACCCTGGGATGCCAACGGCTGGACGTTCTGGCAATTCACCGACAGCGGCGACGGAGATTTATATGGCGTGGAAAGTTCGCGCATCGACTTGAACTATTTCAACGGCGATCTTGCCGCCTTCAACACGCGATTCAAACTCGGAACGCCTCCTCCTCCGCCTCCGGGTCCGGTGTGGTACAAGGTTACCGCCTCAGCCCTCAACGTGCGTTCCGGTCCCGGTACCACGTTTGGCGTTATCGGGTTATTGAAACAGGATGAAGTGGTGGAAGGACTCGCCATTTCCGCCGATGGGGCGTGGGCGAAGATTCGGCGCGAGTCGGATGGACTCGTGGGCTGGGCTTCGCGTCAATATCTGATCGTGACATCCGCTCCTCCACCTCCGCCGCCTCCGCCGGGGGACGAGGAGTGGTTCAAGGTCACCGCTTCGGCATTGAACATGCGCGAAGGACCAGGCACGGAATACCGCTCACTGGGTCTGGTATATCGCAATGAAGTTGTGCAACGGCTCGACACCTCGGACGACGGCAAGTGGTATCAGGTCAAGCGGTCGTACGATGGGTTTACCGGTTGGGCGTCGAAAGATTATCTGGAAGCGACTACCGCGCCTCCGCCTGTTTCAGAAGAAAAGTATGACTGGTATCAAGTGACCGCGACCACGCTCAATGTTCGCGAGGGACCCTCGTCGTCATTTAAAGTAATCGGCTATCTGACGAAGGGCGAAACTGTGAAATCGCTGGAGATTTCAACCAGCGGCTGGCATAAGATCGAAAAAGTGGATGGGTTTACCGGTTGGGCTTCCGGACAGTTCCTGAACAACGTGGGGAAAACGCCCGCCACAGCGATGCAGAAGTTGTTCAAAGGCGTGTTGTATTATCGCAAGACGCGCTCCACTCCGCGACGCCTGGTCTCTCACACGCTGGTGCTCGACCTGAAAGGGGCGACGTTCGAGTTCCTTGTCACGCCGCCGCTTCGAGCCACCGAGCCGTTCTTATGCACTCAAACCACCTCGAAGTTCCTTGAGAAGAACAAGTTGCACATCGCCATCAACGCGGACGGTTTTTACACGCTCGACCCCGCCGCTTATCCTCCCGCAACGTATTGCGCGGGCGGCGGCGAGCCGGCCAAACTTGTGGGCATGGCGGCTTCACGCGGCAAGCAATATTCCACAAAAGCGCCGGGCCGCCCGATCATGTACATTAGTCAGAAGAATGTGGTTACATTCGACAAATTAACAGGCGGCGCATTCAATGCGATCACCGGCGACCGCTATTTGGTGACGAAAGGTAAAAAGGTTGCATCGCTTGAATCCAACAGCATGGATCCGCGCACGGCGATCGGCGTCAGTCAGAATGGCCGTTACCTCGTGATCGTGGTGGTGGATGGGCGTGAATTCAGCGAAGGCGCCACCTTCCCTGAATTGGCTGACCTGTTGCTGGCGCATAGCGTCTACACGGGCGTCGCGCTGGATGGCGGCGGCTCATCGGCGATGATCGTCAAAGGCGCGGACGGAAAACCGCGCGCGGCGAACAAGTTGATGAACGATAATATCCCCGGTAATGAAAGAGAAGTCGGCAACCATCTCGGCGCGTTCATTAAATAGAAGCGCGAAGCAGGCGTCTTTGCGATCTCTCTTCAATGGTTCGAAACTTTTGCACGAGATCGAATATACTTTCTTCCTGACGACCTTGCGCAATGGTTTTGGGGATGCAGTTAAACGTTGATTGACGCTGATTCGGAAAGAACAATCTGCGTGTTCAGCGTTCATCTGCGTCTCGATTTTGAACGCGTCAGGTAATCAATTTTCTACTTTTAGAACTTACGCAGGTGAACCTGTTGCGCCGTAGTTGCACTGCGGCGGCGGCAGTACAACTGCCCGCCAACTGCGTCAGTCCTGCTTTGTTATTTCGCCCCTTCAGGTTGCGCGAATCGCAACAACCATTCGCTAGAGAATTCTTCCGTCACCGTTGTCTCAGGCGTGACGACGATCACCCATGTTTGACCAAATTTGAGCGGGAATAATTTATCCTCACCCGCATACAAAAACCGAATCGGCTTGCGAACGCCCGTTTGAATTTCCTCTTCGCTGAGTTCGGTGCTCCAGCGGATGTCGTATCGCAATCCATCGCGGAATAGAATCGCGTCGCCCGTTAGGTTTGCCTCGAGATGAATATCCAAATTGGTGGGGGAAACAACATCGTGTTTCGCAAACAGAACGACCACGTTCTCGAATTGCAGTTGGCGATTCGTCAAACGATCCACTTCGGGATGCAGGATGCCCGCTGTGTCTGAACTTGCATCATCCACCGATCGCCAGTAACTTTGCGAGAGCGCGTCGTATTCCCAGCCCGATTGATTCAAATAAGCGATGAATACATGCAGTTCATCGGCAATCATTCCTCCCGCGGGCGGCTCCTCTGAAAATGTGTTGCTCGTGTAATCAATGGTAATCTTTGGCTCTTTGTAATTTCGCGCAACGGCGGGCAGGTTGTCAATTCCATACATATATCCGCCGCCCTGAATATCATGCGTCACCAGCACGCACTGCGGAAGTTCCGTCAACACTTCGGGCGAGGCGAGCGCGTAGATCAGGCATGAGTTGGTAAACATCGCCGCGATGTCTGCGTACACGAGTCGCCCCGAGCGGATCGGTCCGATCTTGGGTTCGGGGAGAGTCGTCGAAGATGGGAGAATGTCGCTGGACTGAATCAAGCCGACGTCCAGAGAAAGAAGCGTGGATTCGACGTTCACCGCGTCGCTCCACCCCGAGGCTGGATCCACATCGGAATCCCGACTCTCATCCCCGACATGTTTCTGCGCGAACTCCAACTGCGGGGGATTCGCAACCGCGATGTGATATGTGCCCGCGCTCACGTTGAATCCATAATAGCCGTTGCTGTCGGTCGTCGTTTGTTGGAGCAGGTTGAGATTCGCGTCGTAGAGGTTGACGCACACGCCGCCGACGCCGCGTTCCCACGCGTCTTGCATGTTGTTTTGATTCGCATCGAGCCATGCGCGGTTGCCGAGGATGAAATTTGTCTGCGTGAAAATTTCGCGGCGCGTATCGCATCCGCCAGTGACGGGCGATTCGGGCGCGGGGAATTCGCCATAAAAAGTTGTGAGGAACCGCGTCGCGCCTTCGGTGATGTAGATCTCGAACACGAGCGGCGAAAACGACAAGCCCGCCTGCGGCCGCGCGGTGACGGGGAAATGCGAGATCGATACGAGTAGCGCGGGAAGTTCGAGCAGTGACGGGTCTTGCACGTGCAAGCCCGTGAGCGGATTGATGAGTTGCGGAGGTTCGATGGTTTGTGTCGGCGGCGGGGGAGAGGTTGGCTCGAGGGTGTTCGTTGGCGCGGGTTGTGTTGCGGTGGTGGGTGCGCAACTGACGAGGAGGAGAAAAAATACTATGAGCCAATGCAGGTGACTGTCACTTCGTAAGTGACAGTCACCTGAAGCAGGGGCGACCCGCCAATGCCAAACGTGACGATTGTTAGTGTTTGTACGATGCTGTGTATGACGCGCGGGAAGCCCAGACGGGTCGCCCCTACTGTTACAATTTCTCAAACTCATTCTTCACGCGCTCATACGTTGATTCAAGTTCCTCAGGCAGCACCCGCGTTTCCCCCACTGTTGACATGAAGTTCGTGTCGCCCTTCCAGCGCGGCACGATGTGGATGTGGACGTGTTCCTTCACGCCCGCGCCCGCCGCTTCGCCGATGTTCACGCCGACGTTGAATCCCTGCGGGTGGTAGATGTTTTTCAACGCGGTCGTACAGCGCGAAGTCAACTCGATCATTTCGGCGCGGGTCGCTGAATCCAACTCTTCGAGATTTGGCTTATGGACGAAGGGGATGACCATCAAATGTCCGCTCGTGTAGGGATAGCGGTTGAGGATCACAAACGCCCGCTCGCCGCGATACGCGATGAGGTTCTCCGCGCTGTCTTCCATCGCTTGCGCAATGCAAAACACACAGCCTTCTGCTTTGTCGTGATTTTCGATGTATTCCATACGCCACGGTGACCAGAGGTGATTCATTGGGAAATGAAAGAAATCCTTTCCTGTATCTGTTTTCTTAACTCGGTTGGGTCGTACTTTTCTTGTACTTTCATTCGAATAAATGGTAGCCCAATCGCCCTAAATGTTTCATCTTTAAACCTATCACGTTCCGCGTTATAGTATATTTTGTGACTACTGTCATCAAGTTCTATAACAAGTATTGGCTCAATGTTGTTTCTGCTACAAAGTAAAAAGTCAACGTGTTTGCACATAATTTGATTCTCGTGAAATTTACGATTCTCAGGTTCGTTTCTAAGGGTGATGAAATCTCCCATTCGCACCTTCATAAGTATGGTGTATTTATCCTCAACTGCCTGCCGCAGAGATTCCAGCAAGACTTTTTCTCGATATGTAATTACATATTGTTTTTTCTTATATGCTGGCTGGTCGTGGCTTGAGATGCCCAACTCTACTGGTCTTGCTACATCGCGTTTTTCTTCCCGTTCCAGTGTTTGGGAAGGCGTTTCTTGATTATCTCCAATAAGCGAATCTATGAATTCGCGAATTGCTAAAAGAATATTTCGAAGAGCCATGAAAAACTTTTCAAAAAACTTACCCATTTCTACCTCTTTGGATTTGAGCTATAGCCATTATAGGCTAAAAAATCTAACAACCCTGAGTTTTTCATCCTTCATCCTTCCTAATTCATCCTTTTTCGATTATCCTCCCACCAATGCAACCGTCCCTTTTCCCCGCTCAAACGCCGCAAACATTCACTGTTTCCAAACTGACATTCCATATCCGCAAATTGTTGGAGGAGAACGAGATTCTTCAAGATGTGTGGGTGCAGGGAGAGATCTCGAATCTCTCGCGTCCCGCGTCGGGACATGTGTACTTCACTCTCAAGGATGCCAACGCTTCGTTGAAGTGTGTGATGTGGAAGACCAGCGCGGCGCGACTCAACCTTGCGATGCGCGACGGCATGGAAGTGGAAGTCCATGGCAAGATCGGCATCTACGAACCGCAAGGGCAATATCAACTCTACGCGGATCAGATCCGCCCTGTGGGGGAGGGCGCGCTATACCAAGAGTTCATGCGCCTCAAAGCGCAACTCGAAGCCGAGGGATTGTTCGACCCTGAACGCA from the Candidatus Defluviilinea gracilis genome contains:
- a CDS encoding cytochrome b5, coding for MDIPERVIPTRELRKQNGERGARKFIAYKGVVYDVTDCPKWRLDLHENLHFPGQDLTSELPDAPHEEDVFIRPCVKAVGRLES
- a CDS encoding SH3 domain-containing protein; translation: MANLIGPDVSFYQDAETTPQGINFVKMKQTAGYVIIRSGQNVWVDSDFRTNWTGAKGAGLPRGSYWFYDSRANPTDQADLWYSTFDGDLGELPLFADFEEAYGGAYTGWKHWKTFLERIKSRVGNHEIGIYTAYYYWVRNAPNATTDAANLAYFKQYPLWVANYGVTTPLVPKPWDANGWTFWQFTDSGDGDLYGVESSRIDLNYFNGDLAAFNTRFKLGTPPPPPPGPVWYKVTASALNVRSGPGTTFGVIGLLKQDEVVEGLAISADGAWAKIRRESDGLVGWASRQYLIVTSAPPPPPPPPGDEEWFKVTASALNMREGPGTEYRSLGLVYRNEVVQRLDTSDDGKWYQVKRSYDGFTGWASKDYLEATTAPPPVSEEKYDWYQVTATTLNVREGPSSSFKVIGYLTKGETVKSLEISTSGWHKIEKVDGFTGWASGQFLNNVGKTPATAMQKLFKGVLYYRKTRSTPRRLVSHTLVLDLKGATFEFLVTPPLRATEPFLCTQTTSKFLEKNKLHIAINADGFYTLDPAAYPPATYCAGGGEPAKLVGMAASRGKQYSTKAPGRPIMYISQKNVVTFDKLTGGAFNAITGDRYLVTKGKKVASLESNSMDPRTAIGVSQNGRYLVIVVVDGREFSEGATFPELADLLLAHSVYTGVALDGGGSSAMIVKGADGKPRAANKLMNDNIPGNEREVGNHLGAFIK
- a CDS encoding DUF3048 C-terminal domain-containing protein, whose product is MSLRNCNSRGDPSGLPARHTQHRTNTNNRHVWHWRVAPASGDCHLRSDSHLHWLIVFFLLLVSCAPTTATQPAPTNTLEPTSPPPPTQTIEPPQLINPLTGLHVQDPSLLELPALLVSISHFPVTARPQAGLSFSPLVFEIYITEGATRFLTTFYGEFPAPESPVTGGCDTRREIFTQTNFILGNRAWLDANQNNMQDAWERGVGGVCVNLYDANLNLLQQTTTDSNGYYGFNVSAGTYHIAVANPPQLEFAQKHVGDESRDSDVDPASGWSDAVNVESTLLSLDVGLIQSSDILPSSTTLPEPKIGPIRSGRLVYADIAAMFTNSCLIYALASPEVLTELPQCVLVTHDIQGGGYMYGIDNLPAVARNYKEPKITIDYTSNTFSEEPPAGGMIADELHVFIAYLNQSGWEYDALSQSYWRSVDDASSDTAGILHPEVDRLTNRQLQFENVVVLFAKHDVVSPTNLDIHLEANLTGDAILFRDGLRYDIRWSTELSEEEIQTGVRKPIRFLYAGEDKLFPLKFGQTWVIVVTPETTVTEEFSSEWLLRFAQPEGAK
- a CDS encoding HIT domain-containing protein; translated protein: MNHLWSPWRMEYIENHDKAEGCVFCIAQAMEDSAENLIAYRGERAFVILNRYPYTSGHLMVIPFVHKPNLEELDSATRAEMIELTSRCTTALKNIYHPQGFNVGVNIGEAAGAGVKEHVHIHIVPRWKGDTNFMSTVGETRVLPEELESTYERVKNEFEKL
- a CDS encoding DUF2726 domain-containing protein, with the protein product MGKFFEKFFMALRNILLAIREFIDSLIGDNQETPSQTLEREEKRDVARPVELGISSHDQPAYKKKQYVITYREKVLLESLRQAVEDKYTILMKVRMGDFITLRNEPENRKFHENQIMCKHVDFLLCSRNNIEPILVIELDDSSHKIYYNAERDRFKDETFRAIGLPFIRMKVQEKYDPTELRKQIQERISFISQ